Proteins encoded in a region of the Uloborus diversus isolate 005 chromosome 1, Udiv.v.3.1, whole genome shotgun sequence genome:
- the LOC129225023 gene encoding FMRF-amide neuropeptides-like — MAFTDCILLAIAIAVIFENQVHCDGPSSDADKTDSSSIPILASGKRQHNIMRFGKRPAGGHNLIHFGKRDSEPPKAPQHSFLYFGKRDEDKIGIPNLLHYLQNNRDSSYKRGHTIMRFGKRGGEKNHNFIRFGRGSENDYDDYYPDEEEMDDEKRDGHSMLYFGKRDGHSMLYFGKRNGHNMLSFGKRDDDKRAHSMIHFGKRESDDDIDIYPEDDKRAHSMIHFGKREFDSEPDELKRGSHSMIHFGKREYPEGYLPYFWNPEVSEKRQHNLLRFGKKTEGSRKGSHAMIHFGKRDEEVDKRAHAMIHFGKRSVDQNILLSNQSNSDEPPKALARMKRQTSPSSDHLGSIDHYDISEETDEVPEEEASRHAILESQGMFYHPEDVVETVYYPEEDPGVLPSFGDYGPPDKKDPSKNVFLRFG; from the coding sequence atgcAGACAAGACAGACTCTTCGTCAATACCAATATTAGCTTCAGGAAAGCGGCAACACAACATAATGAGATTTGGAAAACGACCAGCTGGAGgtcataatttaattcattttggTAAAAGGGATAGTGAACCCCCTAAAGCTCCACAACATAGTTTTCTATATTTTGGTAAAAGGGATGAGGATAAGATCGGAATCCCAAACCTACTTCACTACCTACAGAACAACAGGGATAGTTCTTACAAACGAGGTCATACCATCATGAGATTTGGAAAGAGaggaggagaaaaaaatcataatttcatcCGCTTTGGCAGAGGAAGTGAGAATGATTATGACGATTATTATCCCGACGAAGAAGAGATGGATGATGAAAAGCGTGACGGGCACTCAATGCTTTATTTTGGGAAACGAGACGGTCATTCAATGTTGTACTTTGGGAAGAGAAATGGTCACAATATGTTGTCCTTCGGCAAAAGAGATGATGACAAAAGGGCGCATTCAATGATTCATTTCGGAAAAAGGGAGAGCGACGATGACATCGATATCTACCCAGAAGACGACAAGAGAGCTCATTCAATGATTCATTTTGGAAAAAGGGAGTTTGATTCAGAGCCTGACGAGCTGAAACGAGGATCGCATTCCATGATTCATTTTGGTAAAAGGGAGTACCCTGAAGGTTACCTACCTTACTTCTGGAATCCGGAAGTTTCGGAAAAAAGACAGCATAACCTCTTGCGATTTGGTAAGAAAACCGAGGGTAGCCGGAAAGGATCCCATGCCATGATTCATTTTGGAAAACGTGACGAAGAAGTAGACAAAAGGGCGCATGCTATGATCCATTTTGGGAAACGATCCGTGGATCAGAATATTTTACTGAGCAATCAGTCCAACAGTGATGAACCTCCAAAAGCTTTGGCAAGGATGAAGAGGCAAACCAGTCCTTCTTCTGACCATTTAGGTAGCATTGACCACTATGATATCAGTGAGGAAACCGACGAAGTACCTGAAGAAGAAGCCTCTCGTCACGCAATTCTCGAATCCCAAGGAATGTTTTATCATCCCGAGGATGTTGTGGAAACTGTCTATTATCCAGAAGAAGATCCTGGTGTCTTGCCCAGCTTCGGAGACTACGGTCCACCTGATAAAAAAGATCCGTCGAAGAATGTATTTTTGCGTTTTGGTTAA